A window from Physeter macrocephalus isolate SW-GA chromosome 11, ASM283717v5, whole genome shotgun sequence encodes these proteins:
- the CDCA4 gene encoding cell division cycle-associated protein 4 has protein sequence MFARGLKRKCAEDEEAVPAYSLQRQSLLDMSLVKLQLCHMLVEPNLCRSVLIANTVRQIQEEMTQDGSWCVPVPQTAGRASRDRLVSTEILCRSAREGARPAPDPGDPASELQVVPAAQAPGAPPGGAWDGDGPRENRGSFHKSLDQIFETLESQSPGAVEELFSDVDGSYYDLDAVLTGMVGGAKSGQDGLEAFASAAAPPPSASCKSDLGELDHVVEILVET, from the coding sequence ATGTTTGCGCGAGGGCTGAAGAGGAAGTGCGCGGAGGACGAGGAGGCCGTGCCCGCGTACAGTCTGCAGCGCCAGTCTCTCCTGGACATGTCGCTGGTCAAGCTCCAGCTGTGCCACATGCTGGTGGAGCCCAACCTGTGCCGTTCGGTCCTCATCGCCAACACGGTCCGGCAGATCCAAGAGGAGATGACCCAGGACGGGAGCTGGTGCGTGCCGGTGCCCCAGACCGCGGGGCGGGCGTCACGCGACCGCCTGGTGTCCACGGAGATCCTGTGCCGCTCGGCGCGGGAGGGGGCGCGCCCGGCCCCCGACCCCGGAGACCCGGCCTCTGAGCTCCAAGTGGTCCCAgcagcacaggctcccggggccCCTCCCGGTGGCGCTTGGGACGGGGACGGTCCTCGAGAAAACAGAGGAAGCTTTCACAAGTCGCTCGATCAGATATTTGAAACACTGGAGAGTCAAAGCCCCGGTGCGGTGGAGGAGCTGTTTTCCGACGTGGACGGTTCCTACTATGACCTGGACGCTGTGCTGACCGGCATGGTGGGCGGGGCCAAGTCGGGCCAGGACGGGCTGGAGGCCTTCGCCTCCgcggccgccccgccccccagcgcCAGCTGCAAGTCGGACCTGGGCGAGCTGGACCACGTGGTGGAGATCCTGGTGGAGACCTGA